The Galactobacillus timonensis genome has a segment encoding these proteins:
- a CDS encoding phenolic acid decarboxylase produces the protein MTIRERLNGKKMDVNYETGYHFQIEFLNDSTIRWYALSKTAEGAPKQEEEPVSSMEISEGVYFLNWIEESGIVVSQIDDFNRGKVFAFMTWPDENGRGKRAQLLHKGVLTVVD, from the coding sequence ATGACAATCAGAGAACGACTGAACGGGAAGAAGATGGATGTCAATTATGAGACAGGCTATCACTTCCAGATTGAATTTCTGAACGACAGCACCATTCGCTGGTATGCCCTGTCCAAGACCGCGGAAGGGGCACCGAAGCAGGAAGAGGAACCGGTTTCTTCCATGGAGATTTCGGAAGGCGTCTATTTTCTGAACTGGATTGAAGAGTCCGGAATCGTTGTTTCACAGATCGACGATTTCAACCGGGGGAAGGTATTTGCCTTCATGACCTGGCCCGATGAAAACGGCCGCGGCAAGCGTGCGCAGCTGCTTCACAAGGGCGTTCTCACGGTTGTTGACTGA
- a CDS encoding pyridoxamine 5'-phosphate oxidase family protein, with translation MEAIEKVCSFLTDAGTYYLATMEGDQPRVRPFGTAHIFENKLYIQTGKGKDVYRQMIANGKVEICAMYKGEWIRVCGKVVADECVEAEESMLDAYPDLRKMYTTGADGNTAVFYFEHGTATISSFTHEPEVLKF, from the coding sequence ATGGAAGCGATTGAAAAAGTATGCAGTTTTCTGACGGACGCAGGAACCTATTATCTTGCCACGATGGAAGGGGATCAGCCCCGCGTCCGTCCCTTCGGCACTGCCCATATCTTTGAAAACAAACTGTACATTCAAACCGGCAAAGGAAAAGACGTATACCGTCAGATGATTGCCAATGGAAAAGTGGAAATCTGCGCCATGTACAAAGGCGAATGGATCCGTGTCTGCGGGAAGGTTGTTGCGGATGAATGCGTTGAGGCAGAGGAATCCATGCTGGATGCCTATCCTGATCTTCGCAAGATGTACACCACAGGTGCCGATGGCAACACGGCAGTTTTCTATTTCGAACACGGAACGGCAACGATCAGCTCATTTACCCATGAGCCGGAAGTGCTGAAATTTTAA
- a CDS encoding Rrf2 family transcriptional regulator, with amino-acid sequence MQFSSRLNLASHILLYLAEYQDRQKVTSEVLSATTGVNAVNIRKTLCLLKAADLIEVRPGVGGTYLTRKPADITLADIFDAVENKDERLFPMHGNPNQNCPVGRSIYGVMDARIRILEHLMHDEMEHMTLQQMQDDMHRQLQQENLHSPKEKQNGSD; translated from the coding sequence ATGCAGTTTTCCAGCCGATTGAACCTTGCCTCGCATATCCTGCTGTATTTGGCAGAATATCAGGACAGGCAGAAAGTGACATCCGAAGTTCTTTCCGCAACCACAGGCGTCAATGCCGTCAACATACGCAAGACACTGTGCCTGCTCAAGGCTGCGGATCTGATTGAAGTGCGTCCCGGTGTCGGAGGAACCTATCTCACGCGTAAGCCGGCGGACATCACGCTGGCGGATATTTTCGATGCGGTCGAGAACAAGGATGAACGACTGTTCCCGATGCATGGCAATCCGAATCAGAACTGTCCCGTCGGAAGATCGATCTATGGCGTCATGGATGCACGGATCAGGATCCTTGAACATTTGATGCACGACGAAATGGAACACATGACGCTGCAGCAGATGCAGGACGACATGCACCGGCAGCTTCAACAGGAAAATCTGCACAGCCCCAAGGAGAAACAAAATGGAAGCGATTGA
- a CDS encoding GNAT family N-acetyltransferase, with the protein MEFIVKTFDELTTTELYEILQVRSAVFVVEQKCPYQDIDELDYRSIHMYFRDGNDIAAYLRAFYKEPDVVQIGRVLTMKRGAGLGGKILHRSLLEIEDHMPCRKIYLEAQSYATGFYGREGFQITSDEFLEDGIPHRQMELILPSKQSH; encoded by the coding sequence ATGGAATTCATTGTGAAGACATTTGACGAGTTAACGACGACGGAGCTGTATGAGATTCTGCAGGTCAGATCCGCAGTCTTTGTCGTTGAACAGAAATGCCCATACCAGGATATCGATGAACTCGATTACCGCAGCATACATATGTACTTTCGTGATGGCAATGACATTGCCGCATATCTTCGCGCTTTTTACAAGGAGCCGGATGTTGTGCAGATCGGCCGCGTCCTGACAATGAAAAGAGGTGCCGGCCTTGGCGGAAAGATTCTTCATCGGTCACTGCTGGAAATTGAAGATCATATGCCGTGCCGGAAGATTTACCTGGAAGCGCAGAGCTATGCGACCGGCTTCTACGGGCGCGAAGGGTTTCAGATCACGTCCGACGAGTTTCTGGAAGACGGCATTCCGCACCGGCAGATGGAGCTGATTCTTCCTTCGAAGCAATCTCATTGA
- a CDS encoding YdcF family protein codes for MKETVFSAVWALLWCGIFAFSMHRDRSRYRNIILLLLAAGSVFVLLLSIFGQAVGIVMMVLAFLFLLAFLILPTFLIHNGFVMMRKEGKSLANLLSLLLGLVLLAGEVALVMWFTGIYSDRMNVLANLSPFLLFLIVTWIYVSLTFLSFLFYCLFLQIIPVKRDFDYVIIHGSGIRNDGTVTKLLADRCDKAIEIYRRDPTPPYLIPSGGQGKDEVCSEAEAMKRYLLEKGIPADHILMEDQSTTTMENIRNSKAIIDAREGRKHTALVTSNYHVYRAMRYARTAQLKAVGIGSRTASYYFPSALIREFIAVHREKKHLIIYLLGYLLMLVPVLLIVITGS; via the coding sequence ATGAAAGAAACAGTATTCAGCGCCGTATGGGCTTTACTGTGGTGCGGCATATTCGCATTTTCAATGCACCGGGATCGCAGCCGTTATCGTAATATCATCCTTCTTCTGCTTGCGGCAGGTTCCGTGTTCGTTCTTCTTCTTTCCATATTCGGGCAGGCGGTCGGTATTGTGATGATGGTGCTCGCCTTTCTGTTTCTGCTTGCCTTTCTGATTCTTCCAACCTTTCTGATTCATAACGGTTTTGTGATGATGCGCAAGGAAGGAAAGAGCCTTGCCAATCTGCTGTCGCTGCTTCTGGGGCTGGTATTGCTGGCAGGAGAAGTGGCACTGGTCATGTGGTTTACCGGTATCTACAGCGACCGGATGAACGTGCTGGCCAATCTTTCGCCGTTTCTTCTGTTTCTGATCGTGACGTGGATCTATGTGTCGCTGACGTTTCTGTCATTTCTTTTTTACTGCCTGTTTCTGCAGATCATTCCGGTGAAGCGCGACTTTGACTACGTCATTATTCATGGCTCCGGCATCCGGAACGACGGGACGGTGACGAAGCTTCTGGCGGACCGCTGTGACAAGGCGATAGAAATCTACCGCCGCGATCCTACGCCGCCGTATCTGATTCCTTCTGGCGGACAGGGCAAAGACGAGGTGTGCAGCGAGGCCGAGGCGATGAAACGCTATCTGCTGGAAAAGGGAATTCCTGCTGATCATATCCTGATGGAGGATCAATCCACGACGACGATGGAAAACATCCGCAACAGCAAAGCCATCATTGACGCAAGAGAGGGTAGAAAACACACAGCCCTTGTCACAAGCAACTATCACGTCTACCGTGCCATGCGCTATGCCCGGACGGCGCAGCTGAAAGCGGTAGGCATCGGTTCACGGACCGCTTCCTATTATTTTCCCAGCGCCCTGATCCGCGAATTCATTGCGGTTCACAGAGAAAAGAAACATTTGATCATCTATCTGCTTGGATATCTTTTGATGCTTGTGCCGGTACTGCTGATTGTCATCACAGGTTCCTAG